TTGGAAGGCAGCCCAACCTTGGTACTAGGCGAAAAGGAATTCGTTTTACATCCTGGTGACTGTTATGGATTTAAGGCCGGCACAGGTATTGCTCATCAACTAATTAATCGAACTCAGGAAAATGTAACTTATCTTGAAATTGGCGACCGCACTGAGGGAGATGAGGTTAAGTTTCCAAATGACGATCTTAAAGCAACACAATTGCCGAATGGTGAATGGGCTTTAACGCATAAAGATGGTCACCCTTATTAAGGATAAAATGTAGTTATTAGCGTCTGAGTTATCCCAACAAATGCAGGGAACTGAGGTGTAAAATATGGAAATTAAGTTACAATTAGCT
This genomic stretch from Ancylothrix sp. D3o harbors:
- a CDS encoding cupin domain-containing protein, which codes for MKQPPISARSIPAPAGKTIYPEPFASLVQGRQKRKLGEYFGLTNFAVNLTHLSPGAISALAHSHSKQEEFILILEGSPTLVLGEKEFVLHPGDCYGFKAGTGIAHQLINRTQENVTYLEIGDRTEGDEVKFPNDDLKATQLPNGEWALTHKDGHPY